One Diospyros lotus cultivar Yz01 chromosome 1, ASM1463336v1, whole genome shotgun sequence genomic window carries:
- the LOC127797111 gene encoding octanoyltransferase LIP2, mitochondrial-like, protein MGILRSLEIWKLGTVNYLQALKLQEKLVSDRKARKISDTLLSLQHPPTYTLGKRRTDHNLLLPEQDLKNIGAELHYTERGGDITFHGPHQAILYPIISLRDIGVGARKYVEKLELTMIEMAYLYGVKAHAGQTGETGVWVGDRKIGAIGVRISSGITSHGLAFNVDPDLSYFKHIVPCGIADKGVTSLRRETDMVLPAEEVIQEQLISCFAKVFGFSDIVWKDEASSNPSRGTTKTLNNILLSNDKQY, encoded by the coding sequence ATGGGAATACTTCGAAGCCTAGAGATTTGGAAACTGGGCACTGTCAACTACTTACAAGCACTTAAGCTTCAGGAGAAGCTTGTCTCTGACAGAAAAGCTCGTAAGATTTCCGATACTCTTTTGTCCCTACAACATCCACCTACTTATACCCTTGGCAAAAGGAGAACAGATCACAACTTGTTACTACCCGAACAAGACCTCAAAAATATAGGAGCTGAACTTCACTACACGGAGAGGGGAGGGGACATTACATTTCACGGTCCACATCAAGCCATCTTATATCCTATCATATCCCTGCGCGATATTGGAGTTGGGGCGCGCAAGTATGTGGAGAAACTCGAGTTAACTATGATTGAAATGGCATATTTATATGGTGTGAAAGCTCATGCTGGACAAACAGGCGAGACAGGGGTGTGGGTTGGGGACAGGAAGATTGGCGCCATTGGAGTTAGAATTTCATCTGGGATAACGTCCCATGGTTTGGCATTTAACGTGGACCCAGATTTAAGCTACTTTAAGCATATTGTGCCTTGTGGAATCGCGGACAAGGGCGTTACCTCGTTGAGGAGAGAGACAGATATGGTGCTTCCCGCGGAAGAAGTGATTCAAGAGCagttgatttcttgttttgctAAGGTATTTGGGTTTAGTGATATTGTTTGGAAAGATGAGGCATCCTCCAATCCATCTCGTGGGACAACTAAAACATTAAACAATATATTGCTGTCGAATGACAAACAGTACTGA